A stretch of the Filimonas lacunae genome encodes the following:
- a CDS encoding DUF1254 domain-containing protein, translating into MKKATFGFLMVLAAIILHSCNSTTPASIAAMSRKPVEEYSTLTDDEIIAIVKQAYTTMYPLVMMELNKRVCTNVATPDDNGYAPVNQMGHRCEYPDASSGKENADLDMFYSSAFLDISHSPMVLTVPDEMGRYYMFTMVDAWGRVFATASQSGAGSYAITAPGWQGELPKGIKQIKAPSDMVWIAGRTQVNDETDGEIVKLLMRRYALIPLSKWGQPYQAPVCAVDNEVNMQPATVQAANMSVMSFLNLGNRLMQRYAHSGIDTNVLARMSMVNIGAGLHFDTAVYSTAVNKALVKLPEMMKQEVLIACSNRQQHPNKWEDGEILPVWVNCQCANVQGDAFALTVKEDVTGSRLDGNSRYLLHFTRSQVPLAKAFWSLTMYKPASRLVQNAIGRYAIGNRDRLLYNADGSLDIYIQKEHPGNNKASNWLPAPAGAFSLTMRMYGIQQDKKEISRTIPPLQKV; encoded by the coding sequence ATGAAAAAAGCTACTTTCGGATTTTTAATGGTATTGGCTGCCATTATACTGCATTCCTGTAACAGCACAACACCCGCTTCTATTGCGGCGATGTCGCGTAAACCCGTAGAAGAATACAGCACTTTAACAGACGATGAAATTATTGCTATCGTAAAGCAGGCATATACAACTATGTATCCGCTGGTTATGATGGAATTGAATAAACGGGTATGTACCAATGTAGCAACGCCTGACGATAATGGATATGCACCTGTTAACCAAATGGGGCATAGATGTGAATATCCTGATGCCAGTTCAGGCAAGGAGAATGCTGATTTGGATATGTTTTACTCTTCCGCCTTTTTAGATATTTCACATAGTCCTATGGTACTCACCGTGCCTGACGAAATGGGGCGTTACTATATGTTTACCATGGTAGATGCCTGGGGGCGTGTGTTTGCTACAGCCAGTCAGTCAGGTGCGGGGTCTTATGCCATCACTGCACCAGGCTGGCAGGGCGAGCTGCCCAAAGGTATAAAGCAGATTAAAGCGCCTTCTGATATGGTATGGATTGCAGGTCGTACACAGGTGAATGATGAAACAGATGGAGAGATTGTGAAGCTTTTAATGCGGCGCTATGCGTTGATTCCATTATCAAAGTGGGGGCAACCTTACCAGGCGCCTGTGTGTGCTGTTGATAACGAAGTGAATATGCAGCCTGCTACTGTTCAGGCAGCTAATATGTCTGTAATGTCGTTTCTCAATCTTGGCAACCGGTTAATGCAACGTTATGCCCATAGCGGCATTGATACCAATGTGCTGGCCCGTATGTCCATGGTAAACATTGGCGCCGGATTGCATTTTGATACTGCCGTATACAGTACAGCAGTAAATAAAGCATTGGTAAAGTTGCCGGAGATGATGAAGCAAGAGGTGCTGATAGCCTGCAGTAACAGGCAACAACATCCGAATAAATGGGAGGACGGTGAGATATTGCCGGTGTGGGTGAACTGCCAGTGTGCCAATGTGCAGGGAGATGCTTTTGCGCTTACTGTTAAAGAAGATGTAACCGGAAGCAGGCTGGATGGCAATAGTCGTTATCTGTTGCATTTTACGAGAAGCCAGGTGCCATTGGCTAAAGCCTTCTGGAGCCTTACTATGTATAAACCTGCTTCGCGCCTGGTTCAAAATGCTATTGGCCGGTATGCTATCGGCAACAGAGACCGGTTGCTGTATAACGCAGACGGATCGCTCGATATCTATATTCAAAAAGAACATCCGGGTAATAATAAAGCCAGCAACTGGTTACCTGCTCCCGCCGGTGCTTTTTCTTTAACCATGCGTATGTATGGAATTCAACAGGATAAAAAAGAGATAAGCCGTACTATCCCCCCACTTCAGAAAGTGTAA
- a CDS encoding multidrug effflux MFS transporter, which yields MQHTKSRYFFLILILGSLTALAPFSIDMYLPGFGAIAKDLNTNVEEVGLSLSSFFIGISAGQLLYGPLLDKYGRKKPLYLGLLVYIIATIGCVLSTSIQSLIWLRFIQAIGSCAATVAAMAMVRDLFPVQDNAKVFALLMLVVGASPMIAPTAGGYITKAFGWHSVFIILAILGAVILVAVLLSLPESYQPDPSYSLKPGPIVTNFLQVLKEPQFYTYAATGALGFSGLFVYVSGSPKAFMDIYQLSGEVYGWIFAFLSIGFIGSSQVNTLLLKRFRSQQIVPVALVCQSAAGVLLVTTALAGVLTLPVLLILLFLFLCCLGFVNPNTAALSLAPFAKNAGSASALMGAIQMGLGALASASLSLFTAKNVLPMVALMACSAVLALAVLLLGRRKIKNEVAGVEGAVVLH from the coding sequence ATGCAGCATACAAAAAGCAGGTATTTTTTCCTGATCCTGATATTAGGTTCCCTCACCGCATTGGCTCCTTTTTCTATCGACATGTATTTACCTGGTTTTGGTGCCATAGCCAAAGATTTGAATACTAACGTAGAAGAGGTGGGCTTGTCTTTGTCCAGTTTTTTCATTGGTATATCGGCCGGTCAATTATTATATGGCCCCCTGCTGGATAAGTATGGCCGTAAAAAGCCCTTATACCTGGGGCTGCTGGTATATATTATAGCTACCATTGGCTGTGTATTGTCCACTTCTATTCAAAGTTTAATCTGGTTACGGTTTATACAGGCCATTGGCAGTTGTGCGGCTACTGTAGCGGCTATGGCTATGGTGCGCGACCTGTTTCCGGTACAGGATAATGCCAAGGTGTTTGCATTATTAATGCTGGTAGTAGGGGCTTCGCCCATGATAGCGCCTACTGCGGGTGGATATATTACCAAGGCTTTTGGATGGCATTCCGTGTTTATTATACTGGCTATTCTGGGGGCAGTAATACTGGTGGCTGTGTTGTTATCCTTGCCGGAAAGCTATCAGCCCGATCCTTCTTATTCTTTAAAACCGGGTCCCATTGTAACTAATTTCCTGCAAGTGCTGAAAGAGCCTCAGTTTTATACCTATGCGGCCACCGGCGCCCTCGGTTTTTCGGGGTTGTTTGTATATGTGTCCGGCTCGCCCAAGGCATTTATGGATATTTACCAGCTGAGTGGGGAAGTATATGGGTGGATTTTTGCTTTCCTTTCCATTGGTTTTATTGGCTCCAGCCAGGTAAATACATTGTTACTCAAGCGTTTTCGCAGCCAGCAAATTGTGCCGGTAGCACTGGTGTGCCAGTCGGCAGCCGGGGTGCTGTTAGTGACAACGGCCCTGGCAGGTGTATTAACCTTGCCTGTGCTGCTTATCCTTTTATTCCTGTTTTTGTGCTGTTTGGGCTTTGTAAATCCTAATACTGCCGCTTTAAGCCTGGCGCCTTTTGCTAAAAATGCGGGTAGTGCTTCGGCCTTAATGGGGGCAATACAAATGGGGCTGGGAGCGCTGGCTTCAGCAAGTTTAAGCCTGTTTACAGCCAAAAATGTGTTGCCTATGGTGGCTTTGATGGCTTGTTCGGCAGTTTTAGCACTGGCAGTACTGTTGTTGGGGCGCAGGAAAATTAAAAATGAGGTAGCTGGCGTAGAAGGCGCTGTGGTATTGCATTAA
- a CDS encoding 2-hydroxyacid dehydrogenase: MRVFVSNIIPQPGIRLLEEAGLEITEWTEKRKLAGQELIDICQQYDAFLCVSNTVDAPFLEACKHLKVIALHSVGYDNVDVAAATRLKIPIGNTPDVLSESTAETAFLLMISSARKAFYLHKKILNGQWGFTEPTADLGISLQGKTLGIYGLGKIGYELAKKCVAAYDMKVIYHNRHRNEEAEKAFGAVKVSFEELLQQSDVLSVHTALTSETKGKFNKAAFNLMKPSAIFINTARGGIHNEGDLIEALQNETIWGAGLDVTNPEPMHADNPLLQMPSVAVLPHIGSATVETRSAMAILAARNIIAGVKGERLPNIVNPEVYNSSL; the protein is encoded by the coding sequence ATGAGGGTGTTTGTATCAAATATTATCCCTCAGCCGGGTATCCGGCTGTTGGAAGAAGCAGGTCTGGAAATAACAGAATGGACAGAAAAACGGAAACTGGCAGGGCAGGAGCTGATAGATATTTGCCAACAATACGATGCATTTTTATGTGTAAGCAATACCGTAGATGCTCCTTTTCTGGAAGCCTGTAAACACTTAAAAGTCATCGCCCTGCACTCCGTAGGTTATGATAATGTGGATGTAGCGGCAGCTACCCGGCTAAAAATACCCATTGGCAATACTCCTGATGTATTAAGCGAGTCTACCGCAGAAACCGCTTTTTTATTAATGATATCTTCTGCACGGAAGGCTTTTTACCTGCACAAAAAGATTTTGAATGGCCAGTGGGGCTTTACTGAACCCACTGCCGATCTGGGCATTTCGCTGCAAGGCAAAACGCTGGGTATTTACGGATTAGGAAAAATTGGCTATGAGCTGGCTAAGAAATGTGTGGCCGCTTATGATATGAAGGTGATTTATCACAATCGCCACCGGAATGAAGAGGCCGAAAAAGCTTTTGGAGCAGTAAAAGTGTCTTTTGAAGAACTGTTGCAACAGAGCGATGTGCTAAGCGTGCACACGGCGCTTACCAGTGAAACCAAAGGGAAATTTAATAAAGCGGCTTTTAACCTGATGAAACCTTCCGCCATTTTTATCAACACGGCTCGTGGTGGTATTCATAACGAGGGCGATTTAATAGAAGCGTTACAAAACGAAACCATCTGGGGTGCAGGGCTGGATGTTACCAATCCCGAGCCTATGCACGCAGATAATCCTTTATTACAAATGCCGTCTGTAGCTGTGTTGCCACATATAGGCTCTGCTACAGTAGAAACCCGGAGTGCCATGGCTATCCTGGCGGCCCGGAATATTATTGCAGGGGTAAAAGGCGAACGTTTACCCAATATTGTGAACCCCGAAGTATATAACAGTTCCTTATAA
- a CDS encoding cold-shock protein — protein sequence MGKSQESFNKKEKEKKKQQKLQEKQEKKAERQANSSKGKGLEDMMAYIDENGNITNTPPDPSKRKEISLEDVQISVSRQQETDDVPVIRTGIVTHFNMGKGYGFIRDLQTQESIFVHINDVVGRIQEGSKVNFETTMGHKGPQAIQVKLAV from the coding sequence ATGGGAAAATCGCAGGAATCCTTTAACAAAAAAGAAAAAGAAAAGAAAAAACAACAGAAGCTACAGGAAAAGCAGGAGAAAAAAGCAGAAAGACAAGCTAACTCTTCCAAAGGCAAAGGCCTGGAAGACATGATGGCTTATATTGACGAAAACGGCAATATTACTAATACGCCACCCGATCCGAGCAAAAGAAAAGAAATAAGTCTGGAAGACGTGCAGATCAGCGTAAGCAGACAGCAGGAAACAGACGATGTGCCGGTAATAAGAACGGGAATAGTAACTCACTTTAATATGGGCAAGGGCTATGGCTTTATCCGGGATTTACAAACCCAGGAAAGCATATTTGTGCATATTAATGATGTGGTAGGCCGAATTCAGGAAGGAAGTAAGGTAAACTTCGAAACTACTATGGGCCATAAAGGACCACAGGCCATCCAGGTGAAATTAGCAGTATAA
- a CDS encoding alanyl-tRNA synthetase, with the protein MTENTSSKKSRMVAWLKRLGFWGFVFFLVKGLIWLAIGYWVAKK; encoded by the coding sequence ATGACCGAAAATACTTCTTCTAAAAAAAGCCGCATGGTGGCCTGGCTTAAACGTTTAGGCTTTTGGGGCTTCGTTTTCTTCCTGGTAAAAGGGTTGATATGGCTGGCCATTGGCTATTGGGTGGCCAAAAAATAG
- a CDS encoding beta-galactosidase: MSHIIKRISLCWLLLATLTTLFAQSAAPGTFEAGKNSFILNGKPFVVRAAELHYPRIPKAYWEHRIQLCKAMGMNTICIYLFWNYHEQQEGVFDFEGQKDVAAFVKLVQKNGMYCIVRPGPYVCAEWDMGGLPWWLLKKKDLQVRSVKDSLFMQKATRYLKQAGKQLAPLQIQNGGNIIMVQVENEYGVWGNDEVYMSAIRDQVRAAGFDKVQLFRCDWSSNFHRYKLEGVASTLNFGAGSNIDNQFKKFKEMNPDAPLMCSEYWTGWFDQWGRPHETRDINSFIGSLKDMMDRNISFSLYMAHGGTSFGQWAGANAPPYAPTASSYDYNAPIDEAGNTTDKFFAVRNLLKNYLQEGEVLGDIPENPEKTIAIPAMRFTQTAGLFANLPVANTSVDIASMEQFNQGWGRILYRTQLPAGNAARKLYISEVHDWATVFVNGKAVGKLDRRRGDNSVNLPATNAVARLDILVEATGRVNYGQAIIDRKGITQKVVLVQNADSTVLHNWQVYNFPVDYAFQQQAKYAKSPANGPAWYKTSFILTTTGNTFLDMSQWGKGMVWVNGYNLGRFWKIGPQQTLYCPGSWLKKGINEIIVLDVDRPAAGAVVAGLEKPILNKTSQDESLLHRKPGQMLQLQNNKPVITGNFAAGNGWKTVTFDAVKQGRYFCLEAISAQNENDPVASVAEIELLAEDGSVLSTLPWKVLYADSEEVTAANNAADKLYDAQESLIWQTQTTGNKPRHPHQVVIDLGSVVKVKGFRILPRSDKSTAGIIKDYKFYLEEKPFAL; encoded by the coding sequence ATGAGCCATATAATTAAACGGATAAGCTTATGCTGGTTATTACTGGCTACTCTTACCACGCTTTTTGCGCAATCTGCAGCACCCGGCACTTTTGAAGCCGGTAAAAACAGTTTTATACTCAACGGAAAGCCTTTTGTGGTACGTGCGGCCGAATTGCATTATCCCCGCATCCCTAAAGCATACTGGGAGCATCGTATTCAGTTATGCAAAGCTATGGGCATGAATACTATTTGTATTTACCTGTTCTGGAACTATCACGAGCAACAGGAAGGCGTGTTTGATTTTGAAGGACAAAAGGATGTGGCGGCGTTTGTAAAGCTGGTGCAGAAGAATGGTATGTATTGTATAGTACGGCCTGGCCCTTATGTGTGTGCGGAGTGGGATATGGGCGGTTTGCCCTGGTGGCTGCTGAAAAAGAAAGATTTGCAGGTGCGTTCTGTTAAAGACAGCCTGTTTATGCAAAAAGCCACCCGCTACCTGAAGCAGGCAGGCAAACAACTGGCACCATTGCAAATACAAAACGGCGGCAACATTATTATGGTGCAGGTGGAGAATGAGTATGGCGTTTGGGGCAATGATGAAGTGTATATGAGTGCTATACGCGACCAGGTGCGTGCAGCGGGCTTTGATAAGGTGCAATTATTCCGTTGCGACTGGTCCAGCAATTTTCACCGTTATAAACTGGAGGGCGTAGCCAGCACCTTAAACTTTGGCGCAGGTTCTAACATTGATAACCAGTTTAAAAAGTTTAAAGAGATGAACCCCGATGCGCCTTTAATGTGCAGTGAATACTGGACAGGCTGGTTTGATCAGTGGGGGCGTCCGCACGAAACCCGTGATATCAACTCATTCATTGGCAGCTTAAAGGATATGATGGATCGCAATATCTCCTTTAGTCTGTACATGGCTCATGGCGGTACTTCTTTTGGTCAGTGGGCTGGCGCTAATGCGCCGCCCTATGCGCCAACTGCCAGCTCTTACGATTACAATGCGCCTATTGATGAAGCGGGTAACACTACCGATAAGTTTTTTGCAGTGCGTAACCTGTTAAAGAACTATTTGCAGGAAGGCGAAGTGTTGGGAGATATTCCGGAGAATCCGGAAAAAACAATTGCTATACCTGCTATGCGGTTTACGCAAACAGCCGGCTTATTTGCCAACCTGCCTGTAGCGAATACCAGTGTGGATATTGCTTCTATGGAGCAATTTAACCAGGGCTGGGGGCGTATACTTTATCGTACGCAATTACCTGCCGGCAATGCTGCCAGAAAATTGTATATCAGTGAGGTGCATGACTGGGCCACTGTTTTTGTAAACGGGAAAGCTGTGGGCAAGCTGGATCGTCGCCGCGGTGATAATAGTGTAAACCTGCCAGCTACTAATGCAGTGGCCAGGCTAGATATATTAGTGGAGGCCACAGGTAGGGTAAACTATGGGCAGGCTATTATAGATAGAAAAGGAATTACGCAAAAAGTGGTGCTGGTGCAAAATGCGGATAGCACGGTATTACATAACTGGCAGGTATACAATTTCCCAGTAGACTATGCATTTCAACAGCAGGCAAAATATGCTAAAAGCCCGGCTAATGGCCCTGCCTGGTATAAAACTTCCTTTATACTGACTACTACCGGCAACACATTTTTAGATATGAGTCAGTGGGGGAAGGGAATGGTATGGGTAAATGGATATAATCTGGGTCGTTTTTGGAAAATTGGCCCGCAACAAACATTGTATTGCCCGGGTAGCTGGTTAAAAAAAGGAATTAACGAAATAATCGTGCTGGATGTTGATCGGCCGGCAGCTGGTGCAGTAGTGGCTGGTTTGGAAAAGCCGATACTCAATAAAACCAGTCAGGACGAATCGTTACTGCATCGCAAACCAGGCCAGATGTTACAGTTACAAAATAATAAACCCGTGATAACTGGTAACTTCGCAGCAGGAAATGGATGGAAAACGGTAACATTTGATGCGGTGAAGCAGGGCAGGTATTTTTGCCTGGAAGCTATCAGCGCACAAAATGAAAACGATCCGGTTGCCTCTGTTGCCGAAATAGAATTGCTGGCAGAAGATGGAAGTGTACTGTCTACTTTGCCCTGGAAGGTGTTATATGCAGATAGTGAAGAAGTTACTGCTGCTAATAATGCTGCCGATAAGTTATACGATGCGCAGGAATCGCTTATTTGGCAAACACAAACAACCGGTAATAAACCGCGCCATCCCCACCAGGTGGTTATAGATCTGGGTTCTGTTGTTAAAGTAAAAGGCTTTCGTATTCTCCCGCGTTCGGATAAAAGCACAGCGGGCATCATAAAAGACTATAAATTTTACCTGGAAGAAAAACCGTTTGCGCTTTAG
- a CDS encoding DnaJ C-terminal domain-containing protein, producing MADFIDYYKILGVGKSATEDEIKKAYRKLARKYHPDVNQGNAEAQKKFQQINEANEVLSDPDKRKKYDQYGENWKHADQFEQARQQGGHGGQGFGGGQGGGFGGFEDFGGGGGFSDFFENLFGRSKSSGRSGGSRYKGEDINANLQLHLTDVYTTRKQVITVNGKSIRITIPAGVENGQIIKLKGHGEPGTNGASNGDLYITFQILNNTNFNRVGNDLHTTIDLPLYTAVLGGEVVLDTPGGKVKLKVQPETQNGAKIRLKGKGFPVYKQEGVYGDLFVTYNIKIPTGLTEQQKALFRQLSEL from the coding sequence ATGGCAGACTTTATTGATTATTATAAAATTCTTGGGGTAGGAAAAAGTGCAACAGAGGATGAAATCAAAAAGGCCTACAGAAAACTGGCGCGCAAGTATCACCCCGATGTAAACCAGGGCAATGCAGAAGCCCAAAAGAAATTTCAGCAGATTAATGAGGCCAATGAGGTATTGAGCGATCCGGACAAACGTAAAAAATACGATCAGTACGGTGAGAACTGGAAACATGCCGATCAGTTTGAGCAGGCTCGTCAGCAAGGTGGCCATGGTGGTCAGGGCTTTGGCGGCGGACAAGGTGGCGGTTTTGGCGGATTTGAAGATTTTGGCGGCGGCGGTGGTTTTTCTGACTTTTTTGAAAACTTGTTTGGCCGTAGCAAAAGTAGTGGCCGTTCAGGTGGCAGCAGGTATAAAGGCGAAGATATAAACGCCAATTTGCAACTCCATCTTACAGATGTATATACTACCCGCAAGCAGGTGATTACTGTAAACGGTAAAAGCATCCGTATTACTATTCCTGCAGGTGTGGAAAACGGGCAGATCATTAAACTGAAAGGTCATGGCGAGCCGGGCACTAATGGGGCCAGTAATGGTGATTTATACATTACTTTCCAGATACTGAATAATACCAATTTTAACAGGGTAGGCAACGACTTACACACTACCATTGATTTACCATTATACACGGCTGTTTTAGGAGGAGAAGTGGTGTTAGATACACCAGGGGGCAAGGTGAAGCTGAAAGTGCAGCCCGAAACACAAAACGGTGCTAAAATTCGTTTAAAAGGGAAAGGTTTTCCGGTCTATAAACAGGAAGGTGTTTATGGCGACCTTTTTGTTACGTATAATATTAAAATACCTACTGGCCTTACCGAGCAACAGAAAGCTTTGTTTCGCCAGCTGTCAGAATTATAA